One segment of Solanum stenotomum isolate F172 chromosome 1, ASM1918654v1, whole genome shotgun sequence DNA contains the following:
- the LOC125860077 gene encoding uncharacterized protein LOC125860077, translating to MSLEKSTTTNAIILNIKPKTLSKNLFLNGILCKTLVFLTLILYLVYFFLSSSSSTTTTLLQFPPTKNIIKSSKQYYFNSNNIKTNISHLVFGIAASSNTWGKKKCYIKSWWKPNITKGYLFLDRTPNDEHLPWPNSSPPYRISSDNSRYMPYNKHGMPFAIRMVRVIQETFMEEHDSSTVRWYVMADDDTVLMIENLVNVLSKYDHMKYYYVGMNSECIVSNFGMSFQMAFGGGGYALSYPLAQALAKNMDTCIKRYPYLYGSDHILQACIADLGVTITLEKGFHQIDLRRDISGFLSAHPQSPFISLHHLDLVSPIFPSMNHYDALNHLMKAASVDQSRLLQQSTCYNKRHNWTFSVSWGYSVQIYDKIISQSYLQTPIETFGEWRKGAWPPYMFNVRKFNNNNNYSCDEVPNILFFDSLEGTRLNHIVTTYVKKNHRICANNDDDHSSNGVMKVHVFSPMDKLHVGDGNRRECCDIIQPIGMDSMAIKLRTCMKHEIIA from the exons ATGTCATTAGAAAAAAGTACTACTACTAATGCCATTATCCTAAATATTAAACCaaaaactttgtccaaaaactTGTTCTTGAATGGAATTTTATGCAAAACCCTAGTCTTCTTAACCCTAATTCTATATCTAGTATACTTTttcttatcatcatcatcatcaacaacaacaaccctATTACAATTCCCCCCCACAAAAAACATcatcaaatcatcaaaacaatattattttaattccaATAATATTAAAACTAATATTAGCCATTTAGTTTTTGGAATTGCAGCCTCATCAAACACAtggggtaaaaaaaaatgttacatAAAATCTTGGTGGAAACCAAATATAACTAAGGGTTATCTTTTCTTAGATAGAACCCCAAATGATGAACACTTACCATGGCCTAATTCATCTCCTCCTTATAGAATTTCTAGTGACAATTCGCGATACATGCCTTACAACAAACATGGAATGCCATTCGCGATTAGAATGGTGAGAGTGATTCAAGAGACGTTCATGGAAGAACATGACTCTAGTACTGTTAGATGGTACGTTATGGCTGACGATGACACTGTAttgatgattgaaaatttgGTCAATGTGTTATCAAAGTATGATCATATGAAATACTATTATGTTGGGATGAATTCAGAGTGTATTGTGAGTAATTTTGGAATGTCATTTCAAATGGCATTTGGTGGTGGTGGTTATGCATTGAGTTACCCTTTAGCACAAGCTTTGGCTAAGAATATGGATACTTGTATTAAGAGGTATCCATATTTGTATGGAAGTGATCACATTTTACAAGCTTGTATTGCTGATTTAGGAGTCACCATTACACTAGAAAAAGGGTTTCATCAA ATCGACTTGCGTCGCGATATATCAGGATTTTTATCAGCTCATCCACAATCACCATTCATATCACTCCATCATCTTGACTTAGTATCACCAATTTTTCCTTCAATGAACCATTATGATGCCTTAAATCATCTAATGAAAGCAGCAAGTGTTGATCAATCTAGACTATTACAACAAAGTACATGTTACAATAAGAGACACAATTGGACATTTTCAGTGTCATGGGGATATTCAGTACAAATTTATGACAAAATTATATCACAAAGTTATCTTCAAACTCCAATTGAGACATTTGGTGAATGGAGAAAAGGTGCATGGCCACCTTACatgtttaatgttagaaaattcaacaataataataattattcatGTGATGAAGTtccaaatattttgttttttgattCTTTGGAGGGTACTAGGTTGAATCATATTGTGACAACATATGTCAAGAAAAATCATAGGATTTGTGCCAATAATGATGATGATCATTCTTCTAATGGTGTCATGAAAGTTCATGTGTTCTCACCTATGGATAAGCTTCATGTGGGG
- the LOC125848630 gene encoding uncharacterized protein LOC125848630 gives MENSSLGAAICAVFAVSGGVVLLASKVHKHLLSDFMKKIEIEIRLEKDQQKKKVRFSNEVIKLGPQLLEKVEEIDDHNPKRRNNPKNFESMPLNWQALYKGILQHKSLKHYN, from the exons ATGGAGAATTCATCATTGGGAGCTGCAATTTGTGCTGTTTTTGCAGTTTCTGGAGGTGTTGTCCTTCTTGCATCTAAAGTTCATAAACACCTCCTTTCTGATTTCATGAAGAagattgaaattgaaatta GACTAGAGAAAGACCAACAAAAGAAGAAGGTGAGGTTTTCCAATGAAGTTATAAAATTGGGCCCTCAATTATTAGAGAAAGTTGAAGAAATTGATGATCATAATCCAAAGAGAAGGAATAATCCAAAGAACTTTGAATCTATGCCTTTGAATTGGCAAGCTCTTTACAAAGGGATCCTCCAACACAAGTCCCTCAAACACTACAACtaa
- the LOC125850885 gene encoding uncharacterized protein LOC125850885, whose translation MAIHISKISILLIISLISISLSYQTIANDLNVDKANVKNVVTSLMVSSIAKTEEFLKTIILTRLAIAIEAPKKSCLETCKEVYESAVDAMKSTLKEVNEGNYYEANVDVSAVGSNMETCKDCINEIYGDDPEFTKFDNWSHGVIVDASYRITSVIN comes from the coding sequence atGGCTATCCACATTAGCAAAATTTCCATTTTGCTCATTATATCCCTAATTTCCATTTCCCTTTCATATCAAACAATTGCAAATGACCTAAATGTAGACAAAGCAAATGTGAAAAATGTTGTTACTTCCCTCATGGTTTCATCCATTGCGAAAACGGAggaatttttaaaaacaattattttgacACGTTTAGCTATCGCGATAGAAGCTCCTAAAAAGAGTTGTCTCGAAACCTGCAAAGAAGTGTACGAAAGCGCAGTTGATGCCATGAAAAGTACATTAAAAGAGGTAAATGAAGGAAATTATTATGAAGCAAATGTGGATGTTAGTGCTGTGGGATCAAATATGGAAACATGTAAAGATTGTATTAATGAGATATATGGAGATGATCCTGAATTTACAAAATTTGATAATTGGTCACATGGTGTTATTGTTGATGCTTCTTATAGAATCACTAGTgtcatcaattaa